The following proteins are co-located in the Cupriavidus pauculus genome:
- a CDS encoding amino acid ABC transporter permease: MDYVLSLLPPMVDGARVTLTLFAITLALSVPLGLVLALLRISAWKPVSTLVNGYIWLMRGTPLMLQMLFIYFALPFVPYVGIRLPDFPAAVVAFALNYAAYFAEIFRAGIQSVERGQYEASKTLGLNYFQTMRRIVLPQMIGRVLPPVSNETITLVKDTSLIYVLALNDILRTARSIVQRDFTTTPFLVAALFYLVMTLVLTWMFQRLEKRYARYDQ; this comes from the coding sequence ATGGACTACGTTCTTTCTCTCCTGCCGCCGATGGTGGACGGGGCCAGGGTCACCCTGACCCTGTTCGCCATCACGCTCGCGCTGTCGGTCCCGCTGGGCCTGGTGCTGGCCCTGCTGCGCATTTCGGCCTGGAAGCCGGTCAGCACGCTCGTCAACGGCTATATCTGGCTGATGCGCGGCACGCCGCTGATGCTCCAGATGCTGTTCATCTACTTCGCGCTGCCGTTCGTGCCGTACGTCGGCATCCGGCTGCCGGACTTCCCGGCCGCCGTGGTGGCGTTCGCGCTGAACTACGCGGCGTACTTCGCCGAGATCTTCCGCGCGGGCATCCAGTCCGTGGAGCGCGGCCAGTACGAGGCCAGCAAGACGCTGGGCCTGAACTACTTCCAGACCATGCGGCGCATCGTGCTGCCGCAGATGATCGGCCGCGTGCTGCCGCCGGTCAGCAACGAGACCATCACGCTGGTCAAGGACACGTCCCTGATCTACGTGCTCGCGCTCAACGACATCCTGCGCACCGCCCGCAGCATCGTGCAGCGCGATTTCACGACCACCCCGTTCCTGGTGGCCGCGCTCTTCTACCTGGTGATGACGCTGGTCCTGACGTG